The following are encoded in a window of Haladaptatus sp. R4 genomic DNA:
- a CDS encoding amidohydrolase family protein: MSRIVIRSGTVVSLDTDIGDVEDADILIEDGEIVEIGHGLSTENAEVIDASDHIVLPGFVDSHIHIAQTQVRGIAGDWSLMGEYFEHMLGNITGLYRPEDMYLGGLFGALEKLHTGTTTALDWSYPNTLEHGERAVDALKDAGLRAVYTYGPPGDDAPKWWYESDVGLPEQNIRELYDEKIRDDNLLSLALGLRGPDFCTDEVSRSDMELARELGALATIHMGAAQWTSSMYNDDYQGFGAIHDMLGPDVNIAHGNHFTQEDIQHAVDAGVSFSATPEVEMQMGHGIPVTGKVLEAGGRPAWGVDVCSNISGDMGTQMRIGLQVQRMLENQTLLENGEEVLEVGLTARDTLEMATIEGARALGMEDEIGTLTPGKRAIWIMIDTDDFATAPAHSPVQTVVFQSDPSHIDTVLVDGEPVKRDGALLNPAVDEEFDRFVDSGYRLVEEAGIDL; encoded by the coding sequence ATGTCACGAATAGTCATTCGGAGTGGGACAGTGGTCTCACTCGACACAGACATCGGAGATGTAGAAGACGCCGACATCCTCATCGAGGATGGCGAAATAGTCGAAATCGGGCACGGACTCTCGACGGAGAACGCCGAGGTCATCGACGCGAGCGACCACATCGTACTGCCCGGATTCGTCGACTCACACATTCACATCGCACAGACCCAAGTCAGGGGTATCGCCGGGGACTGGTCGCTCATGGGTGAATACTTCGAGCACATGCTCGGCAATATCACCGGGCTCTACCGGCCCGAAGACATGTACCTCGGCGGCCTCTTCGGCGCGCTGGAAAAGCTCCATACGGGAACGACCACGGCCCTGGACTGGTCTTACCCCAACACGCTTGAACACGGCGAACGGGCCGTCGACGCGCTCAAGGATGCTGGACTGCGTGCGGTGTACACCTACGGCCCACCGGGTGACGACGCGCCGAAGTGGTGGTACGAGAGCGACGTCGGCCTCCCCGAGCAGAACATCCGCGAGCTCTACGACGAGAAGATCCGCGACGACAACTTGCTCAGTCTGGCGCTCGGGCTCCGGGGACCCGACTTCTGTACCGATGAGGTCTCCCGCAGCGACATGGAACTGGCGCGAGAGTTGGGGGCTCTCGCGACGATCCACATGGGTGCGGCACAGTGGACCTCCTCGATGTACAACGACGACTACCAGGGCTTCGGCGCCATCCACGACATGCTCGGACCTGACGTCAACATCGCCCACGGTAACCACTTCACGCAGGAGGACATCCAGCACGCGGTCGACGCGGGGGTCTCCTTCTCCGCGACGCCGGAAGTCGAGATGCAGATGGGCCACGGCATCCCCGTCACCGGGAAAGTGCTCGAAGCGGGTGGCCGCCCGGCCTGGGGCGTCGACGTCTGTTCGAACATCAGCGGGGACATGGGAACTCAGATGCGCATCGGACTCCAAGTCCAGCGGATGCTCGAAAATCAAACCCTCCTCGAAAACGGCGAGGAGGTTTTGGAAGTGGGACTGACGGCCCGCGACACGCTCGAAATGGCGACCATCGAGGGGGCGAGAGCGCTCGGCATGGAGGACGAAATCGGGACACTCACCCCCGGTAAACGGGCGATATGGATCATGATCGACACCGACGACTTCGCGACGGCCCCGGCTCATTCGCCGGTCCAGACCGTCGTCTTCCAGTCCGACCCGTCGCACATCGACACGGTGCTCGTCGACGGGGAACCCGTCAAACGCGATGGAGCGCTCCTGAACCCCGCGGTGGACGAGGAGTTCGACCGATTCGTCGACTCGGGATACCGCCTCGTCGAGGAGGCCGGTATCGACCTATGA